One window of the Streptomyces sp. NBC_00259 genome contains the following:
- a CDS encoding SanA/YdcF family protein, whose amino-acid sequence MLGCVLALAPATWMHAVADSRIRTTADVPARDVAVVFGAGLWKGRPTPYLAHRLDAAAELYRTGKVKVVLVTGDNSRVEYDEPDAMRVYLTERGVPDGRIVSDYAGFDTWDSCVRAKKIFGVDRAVLVTQGFHIKRAIALCDAAGIESYGVGVAEPHDSVWYYGGTRELFAAGKAALDVVLEPDPHFLGPEEPGVTEALAGDTARP is encoded by the coding sequence ATGCTCGGGTGCGTGCTGGCGCTCGCGCCGGCGACCTGGATGCACGCGGTCGCGGACAGCCGCATCCGCACCACCGCCGACGTCCCGGCACGTGACGTCGCCGTCGTGTTCGGCGCCGGTCTGTGGAAGGGCCGGCCGACCCCGTATCTGGCGCACCGGCTGGACGCGGCCGCCGAGCTGTACCGGACCGGGAAGGTCAAGGTCGTCCTCGTCACCGGCGACAACAGCCGGGTCGAGTACGACGAGCCGGACGCGATGCGCGTGTATCTCACCGAGCGCGGCGTACCGGACGGGCGGATCGTCAGCGACTACGCCGGCTTCGACACCTGGGACTCCTGCGTCCGCGCCAAGAAGATCTTCGGTGTCGACCGGGCGGTGCTGGTCACCCAGGGCTTCCACATCAAGCGGGCGATCGCGCTGTGCGACGCCGCGGGGATCGAGTCGTACGGTGTCGGCGTCGCCGAGCCGCACGACTCGGTCTGGTACTACGGCGGTACGCGGGAACTGTTCGCGGCGGGCAAGGCGGCGCTGGACGTCGTGCTCGAACCCGACCCGCATTTCCTCGGCCCCGAGGAGCCGGGTGTCACGGAGGCGCTGGCGGGCGACACCGCCCGGCCCTGA
- a CDS encoding gamma-glutamylcyclotransferase family protein, giving the protein MRDGRGHREALPFFVYGTLRPGEHNHDLFLRGRTTAEEPARLRGALLYDGPGYPYAVDGDGVVTGELVTAAPGHHGELTAVLDHLEEYFGPGDPRNLYVRVERDVDTASGAVTAWVYVAAEHVARELREKGAPIPGGDWSATR; this is encoded by the coding sequence GTGAGAGACGGACGCGGGCACCGCGAGGCGCTGCCCTTCTTCGTCTACGGCACGCTCCGCCCGGGCGAGCACAACCACGACCTCTTCCTGCGCGGTCGCACCACGGCGGAGGAGCCCGCGCGGCTGCGCGGGGCGCTGCTGTACGACGGGCCGGGCTATCCGTACGCCGTCGACGGCGACGGCGTCGTCACCGGCGAACTCGTCACGGCCGCGCCGGGCCACCACGGCGAGCTGACAGCGGTGCTCGACCACCTGGAGGAGTACTTCGGCCCCGGCGACCCGCGCAATCTGTACGTACGGGTCGAGCGCGACGTCGACACGGCATCGGGCGCCGTCACGGCGTGGGTGTACGTGGCGGCCGAACACGTGGCGCGCGAACTGAGGGAGAAGGGGGCGCCGATCCCGGGAGGCGACTGGTCGGCGACGCGCTGA
- the cutA gene encoding divalent-cation tolerance protein CutA has translation MFVTLAALTVLTTTDSAAKAEELARGAVEARLAACAQISAPVVSVYHWQNAIETSEEWQILFKTTEACYEALEAHLLAHHDYDTPEIIATPVVRGSAAYLEWIAAQTTATAQ, from the coding sequence GTGTTCGTGACCCTGGCCGCCCTGACCGTACTGACCACCACCGACAGCGCCGCGAAGGCCGAGGAGCTGGCGCGCGGCGCGGTGGAGGCGCGACTGGCCGCGTGCGCGCAGATCTCCGCGCCCGTCGTCTCCGTCTACCACTGGCAGAACGCCATCGAGACGAGCGAGGAGTGGCAGATCCTGTTCAAGACCACCGAGGCCTGTTACGAGGCGCTGGAGGCGCATCTGCTGGCCCACCACGACTACGACACCCCGGAGATCATCGCGACGCCGGTGGTGCGGGGCAGCGCGGCGTACCTGGAGTGGATCGCGGCGCAGACGACGGCGACGGCGCAGTGA
- a CDS encoding deoxyguanosinetriphosphate triphosphohydrolase, translating to MEGTTDTGTGSDPHDPCDYDDAATARWAPEPDKRPGRTAFQRDRARVLHSGALRRLAGKTQVVTPGSRSAAWDPSPRTRLTHSLECAQVGRELGDALGCDPDLVEAACLAHDLGHPPFGHNGEQALNEVAEDCGGFEGNAQSLRLLTRIEPKRFVDSDVRGEPVSVGLNLTRAALDAATKYPWARGGHPTDPGTPKFGVYEDDLPVFAWVREGAPAHRKCFEAQVMDWSDDVAYSVHDFEDGLHAGHIDPNALLSEAERNEIWAVAIGRYVPKETDPQSLADALDRLVDQEWWPHGYDGSAVAQARLKDATSQLIGRFCLAAEAATRQAYGGGRLTRYAAELVVPEEAHLECAVLKAIADRYVMQRAEQEALRADQRIVVAELAEALVARAPEGLDPQFRAMFDSAPDDRARKRVIVDQIASLTDASARTLHTRLTEPRR from the coding sequence ATGGAAGGCACCACGGACACCGGAACCGGCAGCGATCCCCACGACCCCTGCGACTACGACGACGCGGCCACCGCGCGCTGGGCCCCCGAGCCCGACAAGCGCCCCGGCCGCACGGCCTTCCAGCGCGACCGCGCCCGAGTGCTGCACTCCGGGGCGCTGCGCCGGCTCGCCGGCAAGACCCAGGTGGTGACGCCCGGCTCGCGCAGCGCGGCCTGGGACCCCAGTCCCCGTACGCGGCTGACGCACTCCCTGGAGTGCGCCCAGGTCGGCCGGGAGCTGGGGGACGCCCTCGGCTGCGACCCCGATCTCGTGGAGGCCGCCTGCCTCGCCCACGATCTGGGCCATCCGCCCTTCGGGCACAACGGCGAGCAGGCGCTCAACGAGGTCGCCGAGGACTGCGGCGGCTTCGAGGGCAACGCCCAGTCGCTGCGGCTGCTCACCCGGATCGAGCCGAAGCGGTTCGTCGACTCCGACGTGCGCGGTGAGCCGGTCAGCGTCGGTCTGAACCTCACCCGCGCGGCGCTCGACGCCGCGACCAAGTACCCGTGGGCCCGCGGCGGCCACCCCACCGACCCCGGCACGCCGAAGTTCGGTGTGTACGAGGACGACCTGCCGGTCTTCGCCTGGGTCAGGGAAGGTGCCCCGGCGCACCGCAAATGCTTCGAGGCGCAGGTCATGGACTGGTCCGACGACGTCGCGTACTCGGTCCACGACTTCGAGGACGGTCTGCACGCCGGCCACATCGACCCGAACGCCCTGCTCTCCGAGGCCGAGCGGAACGAGATCTGGGCGGTCGCCATCGGCCGCTACGTCCCCAAGGAGACCGATCCGCAGTCGCTCGCGGACGCCCTCGACCGCCTCGTCGACCAGGAGTGGTGGCCGCACGGCTACGACGGTTCGGCCGTCGCCCAGGCCCGGCTCAAGGACGCGACCAGCCAGCTCATCGGCCGGTTCTGCCTGGCCGCCGAGGCCGCCACCCGGCAGGCGTACGGCGGCGGCCGGCTCACCCGGTACGCCGCCGAGCTGGTCGTCCCGGAGGAGGCCCACCTCGAGTGCGCCGTCCTCAAGGCGATCGCCGACCGCTATGTGATGCAGCGCGCGGAGCAGGAGGCGCTCCGCGCCGACCAGCGGATCGTCGTCGCCGAGCTGGCCGAGGCGCTGGTCGCGCGGGCGCCGGAGGGCCTGGACCCGCAGTTCCGCGCCATGTTCGACAGCGCTCCGGACGACCGCGCCCGCAAGCGTGTGATCGTCGACCAGATCGCCTCCCTCACCGACGCCTCGGCCCGCACGCTGCACACCCGGCTGACCGAGCCCCGCCGATGA
- a CDS encoding sirohydrochlorin chelatase, with amino-acid sequence MTESAAHPRESLTPNTMPLDSTAELLTRITAQLGAQLSHVQLNGVRRPMSSPILATAVSAVSAVSAASAGSSTAGTGGPSLVAVAHGSRDPRALHTVTRLLDRVRELRPGLDVRLGHIELDEPLLPDTLAGLGDREAVVVPLLLGRGHHVKRDIPDAVAAASRLRARIAPPLGPHPLLVEALYARLTDAGWRSADTAGRGAAVVLAAAGSRDLESAADARHTAAMLSERLGGVPVLPAYASAVSPTVPEALRALAARGRHRIAVASYFTAPGRFATASRSAAPWIAAAPLGSHPALARLVLQRYDEARTAPYAADPRQLVTA; translated from the coding sequence ATGACGGAGTCGGCAGCACACCCTCGCGAGTCACTGACCCCGAACACGATGCCCCTCGACAGCACCGCGGAACTGCTCACCCGCATCACCGCGCAGCTCGGGGCACAGCTCAGTCACGTCCAGCTCAACGGAGTGCGCAGGCCCATGAGTTCACCCATCCTCGCCACCGCCGTGTCCGCCGTGTCCGCCGTGTCCGCCGCGTCGGCCGGCTCGTCCACGGCCGGGACCGGCGGCCCGTCACTCGTCGCCGTCGCCCACGGCAGTCGCGACCCGCGTGCCCTGCACACCGTCACCAGGCTGCTCGACCGGGTCCGTGAGCTGCGCCCCGGGCTCGACGTCCGGCTGGGGCACATCGAGCTCGACGAACCGCTGCTGCCCGACACCCTCGCCGGGCTGGGCGACCGCGAGGCCGTCGTCGTACCCCTGCTGCTCGGCCGCGGCCACCACGTGAAGCGGGACATCCCGGACGCCGTCGCCGCCGCGTCACGGCTGCGGGCCAGGATCGCCCCGCCGCTCGGCCCGCATCCGCTGCTCGTCGAGGCGCTGTACGCCCGGCTCACCGACGCCGGCTGGCGCAGCGCCGACACCGCCGGCCGGGGTGCCGCGGTGGTGCTCGCCGCGGCCGGTTCGCGGGACCTCGAGTCGGCCGCCGACGCCCGCCACACCGCCGCGATGCTCAGCGAGCGCCTCGGCGGGGTGCCCGTCCTCCCGGCCTACGCCTCCGCCGTCTCGCCCACCGTTCCCGAGGCGCTGCGCGCCCTGGCGGCGCGCGGCCGGCACCGTATAGCCGTCGCCTCGTACTTCACCGCCCCCGGCCGGTTCGCCACGGCGTCCAGGAGCGCGGCGCCGTGGATCGCCGCCGCCCCGCTCGGCTCCCACCCCGCGCTCGCCCGGCTCGTCCTGCAGCGCTACGACGAGGCACGGACCGCGCCGTACGCGGCCGACCCGCGTCAACTGGTCACCGCCTGA
- a CDS encoding molybdopterin oxidoreductase family protein — protein MSPAPAAARTPALVPTHCPYCSLQCGMNLRASGAGTVEIVEREDFPVNRGALCGKGRTAPEVLSSRVRLTGPLVRRPATGRLEPATWEEALRVTADGLRRARALHGADAIGVFGGGGLTNEKAYALGKFARVVLGTSQIDYNGRFCMSSAAAAHTRAFGLDRGLPFPLEDVPRTGCVVLVGSNLAETMPPALRHLTELRENGGTLIVVDPRRTKTAEQADLHLAPRPGTDLALALGLLHLVVAQGRTDEEFIRARTTGWEEARAAAMAHWPELVERITGVGVPELRAAVDLFCDAPAAMVLTARGPEQQSKGTDTVGAWINLALATGNAGRPLSGYGCLTGQGNGQGGREHGQKADQLPGYRKLDDPAAREHVARVWGVDPASLPGPGRSAYELLDALGRDVRALLLMGSNPVVSAPRAAHVEERLRALDFLVVADVVLSETAELADVVFPVTQWAEETGTTTNLEGRVLLRRRAITPPEGIRSDLEVLHALAGLLGHEKGFPTDPEEVFGELRRASSGGPADYAGISYRRLEEEQGVFWPCPEAAEPAGDAHPGTPRLFLDGFATPDGRARFVPVVHREAGEETDAEYPVVLTTGRVVAQYQSGAQTRRVAELNAAAPGPFVEMHPRLAARVGVVDGEPVAVVSRRGRAVAPARVTETIRPDTVFMPFHWPGEGRANTLTNPALDPVSRMPEFKVCAVRLERASA, from the coding sequence ATGTCCCCAGCACCGGCCGCCGCTCGCACCCCCGCACTCGTCCCGACGCACTGTCCCTACTGCTCCCTGCAGTGCGGCATGAACCTGCGCGCGTCCGGTGCGGGGACCGTCGAGATCGTGGAGCGCGAGGACTTCCCGGTCAACCGGGGAGCACTGTGCGGCAAGGGACGTACGGCACCCGAAGTGCTCTCCTCCCGGGTACGGCTGACCGGGCCCCTGGTCCGACGCCCCGCCACAGGCAGGCTCGAACCGGCCACCTGGGAGGAGGCCCTGCGCGTCACGGCCGACGGACTGCGGCGCGCCCGTGCGCTGCACGGGGCGGACGCGATCGGGGTGTTCGGCGGCGGCGGGCTGACGAACGAGAAGGCGTACGCGCTGGGGAAGTTCGCCCGGGTCGTGCTCGGCACCTCGCAGATCGACTACAACGGCCGCTTCTGCATGTCGTCGGCGGCCGCCGCGCACACCAGGGCGTTCGGGCTGGACCGGGGGCTGCCGTTCCCGCTGGAGGACGTTCCCCGCACGGGCTGTGTGGTCCTCGTCGGCTCGAACCTCGCCGAGACGATGCCGCCGGCGCTGCGCCACCTCACGGAGCTGAGGGAGAACGGCGGCACGCTCATCGTCGTCGATCCGCGCCGCACGAAGACCGCCGAGCAGGCCGATCTGCATCTCGCGCCGCGTCCCGGCACCGATCTCGCGCTCGCGCTCGGGCTGCTGCATCTGGTGGTGGCGCAGGGCCGTACGGACGAGGAGTTCATCCGGGCGCGTACGACCGGGTGGGAGGAGGCCAGGGCGGCGGCGATGGCGCACTGGCCCGAACTGGTCGAGCGGATCACGGGCGTCGGCGTGCCGGAACTGCGCGCCGCCGTGGACCTGTTCTGCGACGCACCCGCCGCGATGGTGCTCACGGCGCGCGGACCCGAGCAGCAGTCGAAGGGCACGGACACGGTCGGCGCCTGGATCAATCTCGCCCTCGCGACCGGCAACGCGGGCCGTCCGCTCTCCGGCTACGGCTGTCTCACCGGGCAGGGCAACGGGCAGGGCGGCCGCGAACACGGCCAGAAGGCCGACCAGTTGCCCGGCTACCGCAAGCTCGACGACCCCGCGGCACGAGAACACGTGGCGCGCGTGTGGGGCGTGGACCCCGCATCGCTGCCCGGCCCGGGGCGCAGCGCGTACGAGCTGCTCGACGCGCTCGGCCGCGATGTGCGGGCGCTGCTGCTGATGGGCTCCAACCCGGTGGTGTCCGCGCCGCGCGCCGCGCATGTGGAGGAGCGGCTGCGGGCGCTGGACTTCCTCGTCGTCGCGGACGTGGTGCTGTCGGAGACGGCGGAGCTGGCGGATGTCGTGTTCCCCGTGACGCAGTGGGCGGAGGAGACGGGGACGACGACGAACCTGGAGGGCCGGGTGCTGCTGCGCCGGCGCGCGATCACGCCACCGGAGGGGATACGGAGCGACCTGGAGGTCCTGCACGCGCTGGCCGGACTGCTGGGGCACGAGAAGGGCTTCCCGACGGACCCGGAGGAGGTGTTCGGGGAGCTGCGGCGGGCCTCGTCGGGCGGGCCCGCGGACTACGCGGGCATCAGCTACCGGCGGCTGGAGGAGGAACAGGGCGTCTTCTGGCCATGCCCGGAGGCGGCGGAGCCCGCCGGGGACGCCCACCCCGGGACCCCGCGGCTGTTCCTGGACGGGTTCGCGACACCGGACGGGCGGGCGCGGTTCGTGCCCGTCGTGCACCGGGAGGCCGGGGAGGAGACCGACGCGGAGTACCCCGTGGTGCTGACGACCGGCCGGGTCGTGGCCCAGTACCAGTCCGGGGCGCAGACCCGCCGGGTGGCCGAACTGAACGCGGCGGCCCCGGGGCCCTTCGTCGAGATGCACCCGCGGCTCGCCGCGCGGGTCGGGGTGGTGGACGGCGAGCCGGTCGCGGTGGTCTCGCGGCGCGGGCGGGCGGTGGCGCCGGCACGGGTGACGGAGACGATCCGCCCGGACACGGTGTTCATGCCCTTCCACTGGCCGGGCGAGGGCCGCGCCAACACGCTGACGAACCCGGCGCTCGACCCGGTGTCGCGGATGCCGGAGTTCAAGGTGTGCGCGGTGCGCCTGGAGCGCGCGTCCGCGTGA